In Pyrus communis chromosome 11, drPyrComm1.1, whole genome shotgun sequence, the sequence TCTCTCTATGCAGTCAAACATCCTCGACACAATTTCATTATGCATGTCTCCATTGAAGCTGTAAAAGAACTTGGGATTAAGGTAAAATCCAGCAGCGTGAAGGGGAAAATCCACTATTTTTTTCCATCTGTGATCTATAATGTTCCAGTACACCATATATTCTTCTTTCTTGACAAGTTCTCTTTTGATTGTTTCTTTTGCTCGATACATCCCTGCAAAAACATATCCCATCGCTGGCCTCTTCTGGCTACCAACAATTCTCAAAACTCGCAAGAGTGGATTAGTCAAACAGGTGATCAAAATGCACGAAGACCAAAATGAGTGATTACTTAATATATCTAACACTGCCGATCCTTCTGGTGTTTTAGAATAGGGGCAGTCCATCCACTCGTTTGAAGTAACCATCGACTGCAAATTATATTTAAGGTCAGCCATTTGTTTCAATGTCATAAAGTTTGTCGCAAACCTAGTTACTCCCAGCCTAACAATGTCATTCCCAAACGTAAACCTTCTCATCATGTTCAAAATGACAACGTGTTTGTAGATAAATCTTGTAACAGATCTAGCCTGTTCAATTACAGAATTTATCCATTCAACTTTTCCAAAATCCTCGAGGATGGAACTTATGCAAGCGGTGGAACAGGGAGACCAGTACAGAGTTGGGAACGTATCCATCAACTTCTTCCCAACAACAGAAAACTGCTCTTCAGTATTTGCAATGACTTGCAAAACATGTCCAACTCCAATTTCTTCCACCACTTCCTTAAAAAATGCGAACAAAGCATCTggagaaaaaacaaaataagaagcaTCCACAGATTTCAAATAGACTGTTCCTTCAGGACAGTACACAGCAAAATTTAGCAAAGTTCTACCCTTTTCAGAATTCCATTGGTTGACTAGAAGAGAACAGCCTGTCCTCACCCACATTTCCTTGTGTTGTTGAATTTCACTCTTCACCTCTTCAACAGCATTCTTCAACATCCAACCCCGAATGTCATCATATGAGGGTGCTACAGTCTCCTTTCCCCCAGAGGCAATTGCATCAATCATTGGCTGGAAATAAACAGAGTTCTTTACTGCATCCAGGGGAGCCTGAATTTCATACAAAAACCGACCAATTGCCATATGAATCTGTTCAATGCTCAACCTCGTTACCTCGTAATCATTGCCTATGGTTCCATCATTGGCAGCCCAGGAAGCATTTTCATCCCTTACCCTCTTCCTACTCATATTTGTATTACTTATGCCAACTTCTTCATTTTCCAACaaatttgaattgggaaaagcATTACCTATTGCAATAGGAACAGGAGGTGAagcattactcaatttcttAACACCATTAACTGAACCAGAACCAGTAGCTGCTTTACAAGGTGTACCCCTCCGCCTTACTCTTCTATCAACACTCAATCCAACATCTTCTTCCTGATCTACCGAAAAATTCAGTTTGATGCCAACTTCTTCTTGGTTTTGTGAAAAAGTTGAATTGGGAAAAGCATTGCCTACTGAAATAGGAAAAGGAGGGGAAACACTAAATTTCGTAACGCCATTAACTGTACCAGAACCGGTAGCACCACCAGAAGGTCTACCCCTCTGCTGTACTCCTCGATCAACACTCGTCCCACCATCttcctcttccacttcatctACCAAAAAATCCAATTCGGGCACTCCAATTAATCCCTGCTGAGCATTACTCCTATAAGAATTATCTACTTCAATGGGCACATTAGTCAAATTATCAGTTAACCTAATTCCTCCATTCCAACTCAACCCACCAACCTCCTCATCATTCACCAACGCATTCGGTCCTACAACCAATTTATACTCTCCATTTTCGCCTATTGAACCGTCAATTTCGCTAATGCTACAATGTGGGTTAGCAACAATATGACTCTTCCTCTGCCTAAACGCTGCAATCCCATCATCCAAACTCTGCAACATTATGATTCTAACATCGGGCGGGGCCTGATCACAGGTGGGGCCATTGCCCTTCCGACCGGCAAGGTGGGATTTAAGGCGATTAATCCCACCACCCTGAAACAATTTGCCACAATATATACACTTTTTCAACTCAACTTTACCCCCATTGGGTTGGTCTTTCATGAAAAGTTGGCAGTGCTTCCATGCCGGGTCTTGTTTCTGGGGAGAAACAGCTACGGGCTCAAAACCGTCTAAAGATATCATCGTAATCCTAATTAACTTAATTatccaatcaatcaatcaatcaaattaCTACCCTCTGAATGTTTCGGAATAATTTCCCAGAACTTAATATGAACTGAGAAAGGTTTTACATTTGGCATAAAGATTTTGAAGGAGAAGAGTGGGAaaaagatgacttacttgtCTCTGATGATTTCTGTCAGGCTTTGGAGGATTTTGGAACAGAGAGAGATGagactggagagagagagagagagaggcttttttttatggatttttgtGTCCGGTGCGGGCTTTTGATGGATTTTTGTGTTGATATAGAGTGGTCAGGTCAACCACTTTGTGAAgttgtgattttttatttttcatttactcGTAAGTCGTAATGGTTACGAGATCAAATCTTTGCACCTAAAATGGGTGTAGCTTTTAGTGATGGGTTCAAAAAATCGAGAATAATTGTACTGTAAACAGAATTAATGCCAAAAGAAATTGAATTAGAAAAAATACCGAACCGAATGTGAAAAATCGAACCAAACCAAATTGAATGTGACTGGTTCAATTTCGTTCTCTGAGGTTCGAAAACCAAatcaaaaatatattaattttatttatattggatatttattttttgagcccaattttcaaactcaaatgTCTTGGAAAGCAAACTTGAAGCCCAAATATTTTGAgccctcttctttttcttttgttcctcCCCGGCTGCTATCAATGTTCTGCAAGTGTTTTTCACTTTGCATTTTCTCATTGTCAAACTGTGAAAATTGTGGTGGTGAATTTGATTGAgccctcttctttttcttttgtttctcccCAAACTGGAAGTAAATCGAACCAAACCGAACAATaaatttggtttagtttttggtttctgaaaaaaaccaaaccgaattgAACCGAATCCACCTCTAGTAGCttttcctcaaaaaaaaaaaaaaaaggtgtaacCTCTCTATAGCTCCAATCATTCACTAACACATGTTAAGTTTTCTGACAAAAAAGTTAAGAAAAGTTAAGTTTATGAACATATGTCAGTCAATAATTGGGCTACAGAGAGGCCACACTCATTTTAGGTGTAGAAAATTTAATCTCAATGCTTACTAGCCTCTTAGCCCGCACTTGCAGGTGAACTGAGAGTGATAACTACTTTCTAGGAGCTAAATAAATATGCGTGGACTTTATTTAGCTCAATGACACCGAAGGGATATTAAATGAAAGGAATTGGGATAGTAATCTATGTCAAAACACTCGAAGGCAATgttataaatataaatctaaaGGTATTTGAATATAAATAAAGTAAGGtaggaagaaaacaaaaaattgaatggaaaaagaaaaacaaaaagaaaaaaaggaaaaaaatagaaaatgatacaaTTGGTACTCAGCTACCGATTATCCACAAAAGCATTCGCTAGCACATTAGCAATTGTATTGTAGTCGCTAGTATCATACCGATCcccccttttcaattttttttctttgttatttttttaaatttctcttACCCTAATAATAAACTATCACATTCatgttctttaaaaaaaaaaaaaatcatgcaaaatctattataattcatatttaaacacttgtaatcaacaaatttaaagatatttgaatttaataatgGCTACTCAAATAAAGTATATAAATTGGAATAGGGAAAGATCGGTGCCACTCTACCGATCTTCGCCCAGTCGCActtaaatcatcgttcaatctatttattttcaccttcgcctcaatGTGATATTTTGGAAATTAAGGTAAGGCTTTCCATTTAGTTCTTGAGGGAAGACCCTCATTTGACAATGCTTTAGGTCTGACTACCATATTTTTCACATATTGttttagttttcggcttaaatattctactaaatatacatttattaCTCAATAAACCATCAAATCGCTTCCAAATACTTTATATTGTTTTCCTTAATACTCACAAAAAATATTTCGCGCAAATACAAAATTTGcctttttcaccaaaaaaaacaaaaacttgggtTAACATTTACGGTTTGTTGCCAGTTTTAAAAATTTGTACTTAAATTTGccattttatctatttattttcacattcgcctcaccgtgaagttttgaaaattaaagtaacactttctgttGATATTCTCTAGGGTAGAACCTCATTTTGACATCGTTTTCgacctcactactatatttttcacatagttttcggcttaaatattctacgaAATACACATTTATTGCTTAATAAACCATCAAGTCGCTTCCAAGTGCCTTATAATGTTTTCCTTAATACTCATGGAAAATATTTCCATTCGGATTTTGTGCACGTAAAATAAGGCAGGCTTTGCTGGCACAGAAGGAACCCAAGTGCACAAAAAGTGAGGTGGGCTCCATGCACCCAAAATGAGGCGGGTTCTGCTCACAGAAAGCAAGGCGAGCTCAACGCACGCAAAACAAGAAGGATCCAAGTGCAAACCGAGCCTGGCTAGGTGTACAAAAAATGTGACACGTAAAATAAGGCTGGCTCGGTGCACAGGTCAACCATTGTTGCCCCCATGAAGCATTGGTGCCTGGGGTGGGCATATATAAGCCGCTATCAATATGGGGTAGGGTTTAGTTTTAATCTCACGTTGTAatcatggttttcatgaaagggTACAAAGAAGGGAGATGACATTatttaagtttgatttttattaaataaagcaaagaaaaattaacaaacataaataaatatgagTGTGCAACACGAGAAAAAGGCGTACAAAAATTATATCCCCACGGAGGCCACTCCCACCCTTCATTTTCTATTGGCACAATGGCTCTCACGTCACGTTTCACATTTTAAAGAGTGTTAAACTTCATTAAAGAAAATGGTAAAAAGATTATTTACCTTAGTGAAAATGCGATTGAGGTAAGTTACTATTATGTCACTTGTGGAACTTTCTTTTAGCTATTTCTAATCCCTTAATCCACTGTATCCACACATGTTAAATATAGGATGATGGGATTTAGTAAGATTAATCGTGCACGTGAGTTGATTTGACCATCCTATTTTGCCGTTGGTATATCAAAACTCAAATCTAAAGTATCATCGGTCAAAATCTTATCATCTGTATGGACGACTAATCGTAGTAAAATGATTCAGCAGACAAAGGAGGACAAGTCTTCTCTCCCACGTTTTGATTGCAACTTCCCACCAAGCCAAATATCATAATTCTCGTCATCTCATGATCTTGCATCACCAAAACTCGgattcaaccaatcaaacaattgCAACGAATTTAACAACCCAAATAATTCTCACTTAAATAATAAGACCTCATTGATGAGCTATGGATTtttccattcttttttttttttttttttcttttcacatttgacaaataaccaaaaatgaaaactaactaCAGTGTTTTTCTCCCGCAAAGAATTACAGCCGACTGAAAAACAACTACGATGATCATTCCCGTCAAAGTATTTCAATCCAACGGCTGCCAGGCAGAGGCTGTGAGCAACGACAGGTCCTTCCAACCCAACTTCAAGCACCCATTCTCCTCCACCAAGGTGTACCCTTTCCACGGAAACATCCCCAGCAGCAAGCTTGCCTGCGCTGCCGGGTTCCCGCCAAGCGAAACGCCCCGAAACCCGACCCGCTTCAGCTCATCCCCCCACCTCTCCACCTTCACCTCTCCGGTCCTCTTCGGCCCGCCCACCGCGAGGATGTTCCTAATCTCGCAGCCGAACAGCTGCTGCTCCACCATATGCCTCTCCAGGCTGTCCTCGCCCAGTCCGTCCCCGAGCGCATCAAACAGCGCGCTGTAGTAATGCAAGGCCTCCACGAACCTTCCCAAGAAGCTGCCGCTGTGGCTCAAATCCTGCTCGGCGATCGTGATCAGCTTCGGTCTCAGAGAGCCCAGCAACCTCAGCGCTGCCAAATCGCTGCCGGTGACGTCGTACAAGCAATGGTGCATCCAGTGGATCACGGTGGCCTCGCTCGGTTTGATTCCGAGCTGATTCAGCTCGGTTATGCTCCCGATTTTGCCCTCCAGCGGCTGGAACTCGAAGGGGAGGCCAAGCGAGCTCGCGAAATCGGCGAGTCTTCGCCCCGTCGACTCGAGGAGCTCCGACGAGGACCCAAACCCGGTTATCCGCATTGACCGGATCTTCTTCGTCCGCGAGGCTAGGATGTTGAACAATCCTGGCCACTGGAGGCCTTGCATTATATCCAAATCGATGACGTGGATGTGATCCTCGCCGTCCAGCGCCTGGAAAATCGCCTGATTGGACGTGAAGTGAGAGAATTTGACCAGCGGACTGATGGAGTTGTAGGATTGGAGCGCGTTGAAGATCCGCTGCGACTGAGCGAGCGTTAGGGTTTTGGCGGTGAGCGGCGAGTAGGCACCTAAGCAGGAGCTGACCACGCGCGTCTGCAGTGCGTGCGCGAAGTACGCGCCGACTCGCTCCGGCGACGACCCGAAAGGCGATGATAGCTCCGCGATCTCCGGTAACAGGTCGCTGGCGTCGTCAAGTTTGTCCATGGCTACGCACTCGGCGCATTGTAGCAGGAGCCCCAACAGTCTGAGTCCGGCCGACTCGCCCTCCTCCACCGGTTCGGTGTCACGATCGTCTGCGGTTTTTTCACGGAAGTTTCGGCCGGAATTGAGGCGCTTGGTGAAGGAGGGGTCTTCAGCGTCGCAATCGCCGCTTCCACTGCCAGCGAGGTCACGGTCAACGCGCTTGGTCTtcatggaggaggagaaggaggtaGGGTTGTTATTGTTAGGGTTGGCGGCGGCGATTGGGGATTGAGGAATTAAGCTCTGGAGCATGACTGGtagaggagaaggaggaaggagGAAGTGTGGAGAGAATATAAAAAGCTCGGAAGCTTTCGAGCGGAAAGAGACAAAAGAAAAGCGAGAAAGACAACCAAACGCCCGTACAGAGAGTTCTGCAGAAAGCTTTgtcagagagagagggaggagagaaagtagagagagaaagctgtttggagagagagagagtgcgaGAAAGTGAGAGAAATTACAGGAAATGAAACAGAAAGTCTATAACTTTAGGGGGGAGgcaattggagagatttttcattcTGACAAACGGAAATCATAAGATTCATAACAAATGTGCTTggataaaaatttcaaatacttgtattataaattatatatcgaattatatttttaacataCTAAAAAAATTTTTGTTAATAGTTATAAACATttgaagagattttttaatatgttaaATCCGTATTTATGatacactaaaaaaatttaaaatattataatacaacTAATTGAATGCTTGAAAAACAATTTCGTCACTTACTATAAAACTTGGTCAATCGGGCTAGGTTCTAgcccaatgaaaaaaaaattccggAGCGTGTGGGGGTGAGGAGTTGACACGTGTGGGGAAATCGTCCTCGTTAGGGACTCCGTTTAGGCGTTGTCGTTAAGTCCGTTTGTTGTGTTGGGGGATTaggaaaaataaagaataaggGTGGGTTGATTGTGGATTTAAATCAATAAGTTAAGGGTTTATAAGTTGATTAATGGTGCAATTAGCATCATCTTTGGATTCTCGGGACGATGTTTAGGGGGAGGGTTTGTCTTTGTGTGGATTGTTAACTTtatgttgagagagagagagagagagagagacaggagagagagatttgaataTTGTTTGTATGGTTGTATGCAAACATCTAGACCattcaaaattctcaaatttttggAACTTTAGATGGCGGCTTTGCAAGCTGTACAACCTTGGACGCTTAGTTGGACTTCatcgttttctttcttttctgatcttgtttttttttctgaacaaacaatattatttaaactaaaaatgtGAGAGAGTGAGATAAACTTCACAAtgagctaataataatgtggtttaaatttacaTTTGACGACAATCGAACATAAGACGTCTTACTTAcatatgaaaagaaatatcacaCGTGTGTGATATATGCTGTTAAAATATAGCGACCAAAAATAAAGCATTCTAGAGAATTTAGCGTGTAAATCGGAATCACTTAAACGTATTGTACACTGTGAATTGAtgtaaaataaattgattcatcATTTTCAATATAAAAGACTTAGCTCCCTTTGATTCATCATTTTCAATATAAAAGACTTAGCTCCCTATCAGACAAGATTGTCTGCCCTCACACTTTCGTTGTCCTCCTGTGCCCTCATGTtttatgtggtcacggttaaaccacatcaacattttatattatttttttatagagataataagacaaaaataaatagtaatataaaatgttaatgtggcttaactgtgaccacataaacaaaaaaacaggGAAGGGCACcgtaggagggcagacaatccttgtccctcCCTATCTCCCTATTGCCTACCAAAATCATTAAAGATTCTGTGGGAGGGTGTACATAAGTTAGAAGGGCAAGTCTTCAAAGTCCGAACACTTAGTGTTTCTGGTTTATATCCACTTAGATTGACAAAtaagcaaaaataatattttatcaaTTCAATCATGATTAATCATTTCACATACTACTAAGTAGATCGGGTTATTGAAAAAACATTTCGAATTTACAAAACTCGAACGTCAAAATGAGCAAACTGAGCAAGTGGCCATCAAAAAGAATAAACTGAGTGTTGAACGATAGGGGCGGTTGGCTCTTCAACTGGTAAAGAAGGATTCTCAATTTCCGGTGGTCAAGTGGCGGAGTGCCAAGGCCGCGGTGACATGGAGCAGCGCAGACTTGAGCAGGCAGGGAACCGGAATTGCTCGTCAATGGAAGTCTGTttgacatatgttttatatttagaaGGGTTCTGCTTGGGAATTTGGAGATTAGAATTGTGCTTTGCGAATTTGAATGCATCTAACGCATAGATACAGAGGATATTCACTAAGGCTTCTATTGAGAATTGTAAAGTTTCGTTAGATGGGAAGTGATTTCCTCACACACAACTTTCTTCCACTGAACCCCTCCAGTTTTTTCAGCCTTCGAATTGGATGAATcaacaaagaaacaaagcaaATCGAGGGTTACAGAAACTGGAGGGTGCATGAGAAAACTAGTGAAAACGAGACTTCTCCTGGAGTTCAAAACCAACTTGCATAATTTTCGACATCAAAATGAAAGCGAGACTTCTCCTCTCGGAGTTTTGATTTTCAGAAACCCGTTCTATGAAACGAGCATCCACACGAGGCAGCTCCACCTCAAGAGACTTAAGGCAAAGATGAAATGGATTAAACCTCACATTACAAGATTAGGCCTACGAGCAAATACTGTACTTGCACACACATGAAAAATCGAAAATCGTCTACGAAAGAGTTGGCATGGAAATGTTTgcaaattacaacaaaaaattCACACCACCAAATCAATCCATACAATGCTACATTGGTTTAGCATCGAATCATTTCATGATAAACACAAAACAAGCAGAACCACATGATTATAAGTTACAACCGAAAACAGACATCAACTTCATTCACGTCTGTATTTTGACACCAAAATCATTCGATCACCAGCCACCAGTCGATGACTCAACTCAACACATCATGCTGAGATGATAAACAATGTCTAATCAATAAAGTCCGAAGTTTGAGGTCCTATCTAACTTGTACCCTAATTTTACCACAAGCACAAACATAAAACTCAAGACACCCATCAGCGAAGATTTTATTAACCAACAATGATATTGACAAACAACAAACATCAGTTAAGATTTTATCAACTGACAATGACATTGACAAACAAGAAGCCACAACATACAATTCAATCACATAAACCCGAAACAACATGGTTCGAAGGCCAAAAGCAGAACATcggtgcaaaacaaaatttcacaaGTAGGCAATCGACAGAGCACATCTAGCAGCTCAAAATAACCTAAAACTTAAGTCCAATCACTATGAATCCCGAAATAAAATTGACAAAGCAATTGCAAGAAATAAACATTTCAATCAACACAGAAGAGCAATGCTGGTCTAAAATCGCAGAAAAACGTAGCTTAACAAGGAATGCCACCAAATTAAATATCCCAATAACAGCAAAATTTAATTGTTTAGCTAAACGTTAATCCATAAATCCATGAAAAggtcacatccatttaattccaaaaattaaaacttttaacttgaaaaaaaaaacacagtagGCAAATCAGACCCCATTTCCGATACGGCGCTGTTGAATCTCCCTTCTCAGAACCTGAGCTTGGTGAAGAACCACCTGTTTTTCCCGGTCTTGAACCGCTCCTCGAACCGCTTCTTCACCTCCTTCAATGCAGTGACCTTCTTGTCCTTGGTCTGCAAAGACTCGACGTTGACGACGTCCTTGAGATCCACATCCAGCGTGTACCGGGTGGGCATCAGGTGCTGATAGTTCACGAGCTTGACGAAGGCCTTCACTCTGGATTTCTTGGCCGTCTTCTTGGCGGAGTCCTTGCGGATGACCTTGCTGGGGTACTTCTTGATCCCCGCAACCAAACAGTGGCCGTAGGGACGATCGCGGGTGCCCTCGTCGAAGGCGCGCACGATGACGGCCTTACGCCCGGCGTAGCGGCCCTGGAGGTTGATCACCGCCTTGTTTGGCTTCAGAAACTTCACCATTGTTtctctctgctctctctctctctctgatgcTCGGTTTCGGCAAGGAGTGGTGAGGAAAAACCCTAACAGATCTAATTTATAGTAATGACGGCTCAGTGAAACCCTAGGTTTTTGTAGGTCTGGGCTGAACTATTGAGATTTTTCATTGGGCTTGGCATGGGCCGAGTTACTATTAATCGCATTATTGTGCTAAATCCCAACATCCAAAAAATGTTATCGAGCTTAATCGGGTAACCCAAcatccaaaaaattaaaaacaggtAGAGATATAACTTAGAGTTGGTTTTTATCAACCCCTTTAGAATCCATTTTATCATATTTGGAGATTGAATGAAAATTCTAACCATAAGGCACTCCTTTCTTTCAAGAGGATTCATAGCATGTCTAGCTCTGGTAAGCTTCTTCGTCTTGCATCGAATTAAACCACATGCTCCACAGCTTTGTGCCAGCCCCGAGGAGCTTTGCATCAAGAACCTGGAATCAACCTCAACCTCGAGGAGCTCTGCACCAACATCTCTCTGCGACACGTTGATCGTGCAGGAGGTTGATGGCCCGGCTGACATCAGATGGCCCGGCATGTGGGTCTGTCGATTTTAGGCTGGTCTCTTGCTTGGCTTGGGCTGGATGCCAGTTAAAATATTGGGCTGGAGTGGATAGCCTGGGTACCGGGCTGGTTTTTTGGCTGGGTGCTGGCCTATCAGTTccccggtggaactgctctaacaAATCCAAGTATTTAGAGTTACGAAGGTGTGGCCCAAGCACATATTGTGTTTTCGGGCTTGTTCTTTTTGGCAGCTATATGCATTGGGTGTATCTAGAAATATTTATTGATGAACATACAGCAAAACTGTTTTTTGATTTTCGGAATTCATTTATTTCTATTAGGGGTGGCTTTCTTTGGTGATGCATTTCATGTAAGAGGATTGTATGGTCCTAGAATACGGGTGCCTGATTTTTATGGACTAACTGGAAGGGTACAATACGTAAATCTAGTGTGGGGTGTGGAGGGTTTCGATCTTTTTGTTCCCAGAGGAGTAGCCTCTCATCATATTGCAGCCAGCAAGGACCTTGGGCATATTGGAAGATCTATACCATCTTACTAAACGTCTACCTCAAAGTCTATACAAAGGATTACGTAtggaaaaatattgaaattgtcCCTTCCCATTTGTGTTACCACATATACAAACGATAAGCATGGATTAGTCGCTTCAGTGGGATCTTTTACTTTAGTTAGAGGAGAAATTACCAAACGAAGCATTCCCTCACGCTTGGCGCCAATGAGTTTCCTATttgattttagaaaaaaaagTAGACTATGCCTTCACGCtatatgatatataaatattaaGAATAATAGCATGGCACTTCGATTTTGatatgagaattttttttcaactcttAAATCATGTATCAAAAGAGT encodes:
- the LOC137708536 gene encoding uncharacterized protein; this translates as MISLDGFEPVAVSPQKQDPAWKHCQLFMKDQPNGGKVELKKCIYCGKLFQGGGINRLKSHLAGRKGNGPTCDQAPPDVRIIMLQSLDDGIAAFRQRKSHIVANPHCSISEIDGSIGENGEYKLVVGPNALVNDEEVGGLSWNGGIRLTDNLTNVPIEVDNSYRSNAQQGLIGVPELDFLVDEVEEEDGGTSVDRGVQQRGRPSGGATGSGTVNGVTKFSVSPPFPISVGNAFPNSTFSQNQEEVGIKLNFSVDQEEDVGLSVDRRVRRRGTPCKAATGSGSVNGVKKLSNASPPVPIAIGNAFPNSNLLENEEVGISNTNMSRKRVRDENASWAANDGTIGNDYEVTRLSIEQIHMAIGRFLYEIQAPLDAVKNSVYFQPMIDAIASGGKETVAPSYDDIRGWMLKNAVEEVKSEIQQHKEMWVRTGCSLLVNQWNSEKGRTLLNFAVYCPEGTVYLKSVDASYFVFSPDALFAFFKEVVEEIGVGHVLQVIANTEEQFSVVGKKLMDTFPTLYWSPCSTACISSILEDFGKVEWINSVIEQARSVTRFIYKHVVILNMMRRFTFGNDIVRLGVTRFATNFMTLKQMADLKYNLQSMVTSNEWMDCPYSKTPEGSAVLDILSNHSFWSSCILITCLTNPLLRVLRIVGSQKRPAMGYVFAGMYRAKETIKRELVKKEEYMVYWNIIDHRWKKIVDFPLHAAGFYLNPKFFYSFNGDMHNEIVSRMFDCIERLVPDIKVQDEVIKEINLYKKAFGDLGRNLAVRARDNLLPAEWWSTYGGGCPNLARLAIRILSQTCSLVQCQENQIPFEQLHKTRNSLEHQRLNDLVFVQYNFKLKQKVHRYKEQECTDPISFDGDSIAEDWVAEMEMHQEDIENLDWRSLDPPSENSRLLELSVDEVEELGSGFDDGEILSGLKVVKEEC
- the LOC137708396 gene encoding scarecrow-like protein 23, yielding MLQSLIPQSPIAAANPNNNNPTSFSSSMKTKRVDRDLAGSGSGDCDAEDPSFTKRLNSGRNFREKTADDRDTEPVEEGESAGLRLLGLLLQCAECVAMDKLDDASDLLPEIAELSSPFGSSPERVGAYFAHALQTRVVSSCLGAYSPLTAKTLTLAQSQRIFNALQSYNSISPLVKFSHFTSNQAIFQALDGEDHIHVIDLDIMQGLQWPGLFNILASRTKKIRSMRITGFGSSSELLESTGRRLADFASSLGLPFEFQPLEGKIGSITELNQLGIKPSEATVIHWMHHCLYDVTGSDLAALRLLGSLRPKLITIAEQDLSHSGSFLGRFVEALHYYSALFDALGDGLGEDSLERHMVEQQLFGCEIRNILAVGGPKRTGEVKVERWGDELKRVGFRGVSLGGNPAAQASLLLGMFPWKGYTLVEENGCLKLGWKDLSLLTASAWQPLD
- the LOC137749527 gene encoding large ribosomal subunit protein eL27, producing MVKFLKPNKAVINLQGRYAGRKAVIVRAFDEGTRDRPYGHCLVAGIKKYPSKVIRKDSAKKTAKKSRVKAFVKLVNYQHLMPTRYTLDVDLKDVVNVESLQTKDKKVTALKEVKKRFEERFKTGKNRWFFTKLRF